From the genome of Nicotiana sylvestris chromosome 2, ASM39365v2, whole genome shotgun sequence, one region includes:
- the LOC104240531 gene encoding bZIP transcription factor 11-like produces MASSSGTSSRSVIQLRNYGSKNDDHLQQVINQRKRKRLISNRESARRSRMRKQKYLDDLMAEMSQLKEENNQIVTNINMVDQLYLNVKAENSVLKAQMAELSHRLQSLKEIIDYKTSANAATTTKETEDLWNYYGENMNNIDINGGDDSLNLLHVNQLTMASNDEQIIWSL; encoded by the coding sequence ATGGCTTCTTCTAGTGGAACATCTTCAAGGTCAGTAATCCAATTGAGGAACTATGGTTCCAAAAATGATGATCATCTCCAACAagtaataaatcaaaggaaaCGCAAAAGGTTGATATCCAACAGGGAATCAGCTAGAAGATCAAGAATGAGGAAACAGAAGTATTTGGATGACCTAATGGCTGAAATGAGTCAACTCAAGGAGGAAAACAACCAAATTGTGACTAACATAAACATGGTGGATCAGCTTTACTTGAATGTGAAAGCAGAGAATTCTGTTCTCAAAGCTCAAATGGCTGAGCTAAGCCATAGGCTGCAGTCTCTAAAGGAGATCATTGACTACAAGACTTCAGCAAATGCTGCAACGACAACTAAAGAAACTGAGGATTTATGGAACTATTATGGAGAAAACATGAATAATATTGATATTAATGGTGGAGATGATTCCTTGAATTTGCTCCATGTTAATCAGCTTACCATGGCTTCTAATGATGAACAGATCATTTGGTCGTTATAA